In Arachis hypogaea cultivar Tifrunner chromosome 17, arahy.Tifrunner.gnm2.J5K5, whole genome shotgun sequence, a single window of DNA contains:
- the LOC112765561 gene encoding uncharacterized protein isoform X5, whose amino-acid sequence MDTRRRTRLEPKKAQTGAHDDDDDHRAEMRESLAQGKGRASRDGRTRSKERKLALQQDVERLKKKLRNEENIHRALQRAFNRPLGALPRLPPYLPPNTLGLLAEVAVLEEEIARLEEQVMHFRQDLYQEAVYTSSSKMKMDHSSRLVKLKSPSPTITLPEDRQGKENQSCSHSHKNTKQFNSKTKTTKTPINTLPLHNKPWHRPKRQTVQQELRVNDQPMAEPTDHEESPNIISENILKCLSSILLRMSTAKYPDSTAGMLRDPKSRNCTQGTWFQDPYGTCLEFGEMDIGPYKQFRAIEAESFSPKRTANSLFLQHRLKLLLRKLSSVNLENLNHQEKLAFWINIYNSCMMNAFNEHGLPESPETVVALMHKATINVGGHLLSATTIEHCILRLPYHWKLLNSKQTSKGAKNHEMTVRSIYGLELSEPLVTFALSCGTWSSPAVRVYTASQVENQLEAAKREYLQAAVGISTSKFAIPKLLDWYLLDFAKDLESLLDWICLQLPSEIGKEAIKFLENRKTEPLSQFVQIMPYEFSFRYLLCT is encoded by the exons ATGGACACGAGAAGGAGGACGAGATTAGAGCCTAAGAAAGCTCAGACAGGAgcacatgatgatgatgatgatcatagA GCAGAGATGCGGGAAAGTTTGGCACAAGGAAAAGGCAGAGCAAGCAGAGACGGAAGGACACGAAGCAAGGAGAGAAAATTGGCCTTGCAACAAGAC gtggagaggttgaagaagaagcttaggAACGAAGAGAACATCCACAGGGCATTGCAGAGAGCTTTCAACAGACCCTTGGGTGCTCTCCCTCGTCTTCCTCCTTATCTCCCTCCCAAT ACCCTGGGACTTCTTGCGGAGGTGGCGGTGCTGGAGGAAGAAATTGCAAGGCTTGAAGAGCAGGTGATGCATTTCAGGCAGGACTTGTATCAAGAAGCTGTATATACATCATCCTCCAAGATGAAAATGGATCATTCATCTCGTTTAGTTAAATTGAAGTCTCCTTCCCCAACAATTACACTTCCCG AGGATAGGCAAGGAAAAGAGAACCAGTCATGTAGTCAttctcacaagaacaccaagcaGTTCAATTCTAAAACTAAAACAACAAAAACTCCTATTAATACACTTCCCCTCCACAACAAACCATGGCATCGTCCAAAGAGACAG ACTGTGCAGCAAGAACTAAGAGTGAATGACCAGCCAATGGCAGAACCAACAGATCATGAAGAAAGTCCAAACATAATCTCTGAAAATATTCTCAAGTGCTTATCAAGCATTCTTTTGAGAATGAGTACTGCCAAGTATCCGGATTCTACAGCTGGCATGTTGCGAGATCCGAAATCTCGAAACTGTACTCAAGGAACATGGTTTCAGGATCCATATGGTACTTGTTTAGAATTTGGAGAGATGGATATTGGTCCGTACAAGCAATTCCGTGCAATTGAAGCTGAATCCTTCAGTCCAAAACGAACTGCTAATTCTTTGTTTCTGCAGCATCGGTTGAA GCTTCTTTTGAGGAAACTTTCCTCTGTCAACTTAGAGAATCTCAATCATCAGGAGAAGCTTGCATTCTGGATCAACATATATAACTCTTGTATGATGAAT GCATTCAATGAGCATGGCTTACCGGAGAGTCCGGAAACAGTTGTTGCATTGATGCACAAG GCAACAATAAATGTGGGTGGACACTTGCTAAGCGCAACAACGATAGAGCATTGCATTCTAAGGCTTCCTTATCATTGGAAATTG CTGAATTCTAAACAGACATCAAAGGGAGCCAAGAATCATGAAATGACAGTAAGAAGCATATATGGATTGGAATTATCAGAACCCTTGGTGACATTTGCTCTCTCATGTGGAACTTGGTCCTCTCCTGCT GTCAGAGTTTACACAGCATCACAGGTCGAGAACCAACTCGAAGCAGCAAAAAGAGAATACTTGCAGGCTGCAGTTGGAATTTCAACTTCAAAGTTTGCTATCCCAAAGCTGCTAGATTGGTACTTACTGGACTTTGCAAAAGACTTGGAATCTTTGCTGGATTGGATATGCCTCCAATTACCAAGCGAAATAGGGAAAGAAGCCATTAAGTTCCTCGAGAATAGAAAAACCGAACCCCTCTCACAATTTGTACAAATTATGCCATATGAGTTTAGTTTTAGATACTTGCTATGCACATAA
- the LOC112765561 gene encoding uncharacterized protein isoform X2 has product MDTRRRTRLEPKKAQTGAHDDDDDHRVGPNLLNEKAEMRESLAQGKGRASRDGRTRSKERKLALQQDVERLKKKLRNEENIHRALQRAFNRPLGALPRLPPYLPPNTLGLLAEVAVLEEEIARLEEQVMHFRQDLYQEAVYTSSSKMKMDHSSRLVKLKSPSPTITLPEDRQGKENQSCSHSHKNTKQFNSKTKTTKTPINTLPLHNKPWHRPKRQQELRVNDQPMAEPTDHEESPNIISENILKCLSSILLRMSTAKYPDSTAGMLRDPKSRNCTQGTWFQDPYGTCLEFGEMDIGPYKQFRAIEAESFSPKRTANSLFLQHRLKLLLRKLSSVNLENLNHQEKLAFWINIYNSCMMNAFNEHGLPESPETVVALMHKATINVGGHLLSATTIEHCILRLPYHWKLLNSKQTSKGAKNHEMTVRSIYGLELSEPLVTFALSCGTWSSPAVRVYTASQVENQLEAAKREYLQAAVGISTSKFAIPKLLDWYLLDFAKDLESLLDWICLQLPSEIGKEAIKFLENRKTEPLSQFVQIMPYEFSFRYLLCT; this is encoded by the exons ATGGACACGAGAAGGAGGACGAGATTAGAGCCTAAGAAAGCTCAGACAGGAgcacatgatgatgatgatgatcatagA GTTGGTCCTAATCTCTTGAATGAAAAGGCAGAGATGCGGGAAAGTTTGGCACAAGGAAAAGGCAGAGCAAGCAGAGACGGAAGGACACGAAGCAAGGAGAGAAAATTGGCCTTGCAACAAGAC gtggagaggttgaagaagaagcttaggAACGAAGAGAACATCCACAGGGCATTGCAGAGAGCTTTCAACAGACCCTTGGGTGCTCTCCCTCGTCTTCCTCCTTATCTCCCTCCCAAT ACCCTGGGACTTCTTGCGGAGGTGGCGGTGCTGGAGGAAGAAATTGCAAGGCTTGAAGAGCAGGTGATGCATTTCAGGCAGGACTTGTATCAAGAAGCTGTATATACATCATCCTCCAAGATGAAAATGGATCATTCATCTCGTTTAGTTAAATTGAAGTCTCCTTCCCCAACAATTACACTTCCCG AGGATAGGCAAGGAAAAGAGAACCAGTCATGTAGTCAttctcacaagaacaccaagcaGTTCAATTCTAAAACTAAAACAACAAAAACTCCTATTAATACACTTCCCCTCCACAACAAACCATGGCATCGTCCAAAGAGACAG CAAGAACTAAGAGTGAATGACCAGCCAATGGCAGAACCAACAGATCATGAAGAAAGTCCAAACATAATCTCTGAAAATATTCTCAAGTGCTTATCAAGCATTCTTTTGAGAATGAGTACTGCCAAGTATCCGGATTCTACAGCTGGCATGTTGCGAGATCCGAAATCTCGAAACTGTACTCAAGGAACATGGTTTCAGGATCCATATGGTACTTGTTTAGAATTTGGAGAGATGGATATTGGTCCGTACAAGCAATTCCGTGCAATTGAAGCTGAATCCTTCAGTCCAAAACGAACTGCTAATTCTTTGTTTCTGCAGCATCGGTTGAA GCTTCTTTTGAGGAAACTTTCCTCTGTCAACTTAGAGAATCTCAATCATCAGGAGAAGCTTGCATTCTGGATCAACATATATAACTCTTGTATGATGAAT GCATTCAATGAGCATGGCTTACCGGAGAGTCCGGAAACAGTTGTTGCATTGATGCACAAG GCAACAATAAATGTGGGTGGACACTTGCTAAGCGCAACAACGATAGAGCATTGCATTCTAAGGCTTCCTTATCATTGGAAATTG CTGAATTCTAAACAGACATCAAAGGGAGCCAAGAATCATGAAATGACAGTAAGAAGCATATATGGATTGGAATTATCAGAACCCTTGGTGACATTTGCTCTCTCATGTGGAACTTGGTCCTCTCCTGCT GTCAGAGTTTACACAGCATCACAGGTCGAGAACCAACTCGAAGCAGCAAAAAGAGAATACTTGCAGGCTGCAGTTGGAATTTCAACTTCAAAGTTTGCTATCCCAAAGCTGCTAGATTGGTACTTACTGGACTTTGCAAAAGACTTGGAATCTTTGCTGGATTGGATATGCCTCCAATTACCAAGCGAAATAGGGAAAGAAGCCATTAAGTTCCTCGAGAATAGAAAAACCGAACCCCTCTCACAATTTGTACAAATTATGCCATATGAGTTTAGTTTTAGATACTTGCTATGCACATAA
- the LOC112765561 gene encoding uncharacterized protein isoform X8, with amino-acid sequence MDTRRRTRLEPKKAQTGAHDDDDDHRAEMRESLAQGKGRASRDGRTRSKERKLALQQDVERLKKKLRNEENIHRALQRAFNRPLGALPRLPPYLPPNTLGLLAEVAVLEEEIARLEEQVMHFRQDLYQEAVYTSSSKMKMDHSSRLVKLKSPSPTITLPEDRQGKENQSCSHSHKNTKQFNSKTKTTKTPINTLPLHNKPWHRPKRQQELRVNDQPMAEPTDHEESPNIISENILKCLSSILLRMSTAKYPDSTAGMLRDPKSRNCTQGTWFQDPYGTCLEFGEMDIGPYKQFRAIEAESFSPKRTANSLFLQHRLKLLLRKLSSVNLENLNHQEKLAFWINIYNSCMMNAFNEHGLPESPETVVALMHKATINVGGHLLSATTIEHCILRLPYHWKLTSKGAKNHEMTVRSIYGLELSEPLVTFALSCGTWSSPAVRVYTASQVENQLEAAKREYLQAAVGISTSKFAIPKLLDWYLLDFAKDLESLLDWICLQLPSEIGKEAIKFLENRKTEPLSQFVQIMPYEFSFRYLLCT; translated from the exons ATGGACACGAGAAGGAGGACGAGATTAGAGCCTAAGAAAGCTCAGACAGGAgcacatgatgatgatgatgatcatagA GCAGAGATGCGGGAAAGTTTGGCACAAGGAAAAGGCAGAGCAAGCAGAGACGGAAGGACACGAAGCAAGGAGAGAAAATTGGCCTTGCAACAAGAC gtggagaggttgaagaagaagcttaggAACGAAGAGAACATCCACAGGGCATTGCAGAGAGCTTTCAACAGACCCTTGGGTGCTCTCCCTCGTCTTCCTCCTTATCTCCCTCCCAAT ACCCTGGGACTTCTTGCGGAGGTGGCGGTGCTGGAGGAAGAAATTGCAAGGCTTGAAGAGCAGGTGATGCATTTCAGGCAGGACTTGTATCAAGAAGCTGTATATACATCATCCTCCAAGATGAAAATGGATCATTCATCTCGTTTAGTTAAATTGAAGTCTCCTTCCCCAACAATTACACTTCCCG AGGATAGGCAAGGAAAAGAGAACCAGTCATGTAGTCAttctcacaagaacaccaagcaGTTCAATTCTAAAACTAAAACAACAAAAACTCCTATTAATACACTTCCCCTCCACAACAAACCATGGCATCGTCCAAAGAGACAG CAAGAACTAAGAGTGAATGACCAGCCAATGGCAGAACCAACAGATCATGAAGAAAGTCCAAACATAATCTCTGAAAATATTCTCAAGTGCTTATCAAGCATTCTTTTGAGAATGAGTACTGCCAAGTATCCGGATTCTACAGCTGGCATGTTGCGAGATCCGAAATCTCGAAACTGTACTCAAGGAACATGGTTTCAGGATCCATATGGTACTTGTTTAGAATTTGGAGAGATGGATATTGGTCCGTACAAGCAATTCCGTGCAATTGAAGCTGAATCCTTCAGTCCAAAACGAACTGCTAATTCTTTGTTTCTGCAGCATCGGTTGAA GCTTCTTTTGAGGAAACTTTCCTCTGTCAACTTAGAGAATCTCAATCATCAGGAGAAGCTTGCATTCTGGATCAACATATATAACTCTTGTATGATGAAT GCATTCAATGAGCATGGCTTACCGGAGAGTCCGGAAACAGTTGTTGCATTGATGCACAAG GCAACAATAAATGTGGGTGGACACTTGCTAAGCGCAACAACGATAGAGCATTGCATTCTAAGGCTTCCTTATCATTGGAAATTG ACATCAAAGGGAGCCAAGAATCATGAAATGACAGTAAGAAGCATATATGGATTGGAATTATCAGAACCCTTGGTGACATTTGCTCTCTCATGTGGAACTTGGTCCTCTCCTGCT GTCAGAGTTTACACAGCATCACAGGTCGAGAACCAACTCGAAGCAGCAAAAAGAGAATACTTGCAGGCTGCAGTTGGAATTTCAACTTCAAAGTTTGCTATCCCAAAGCTGCTAGATTGGTACTTACTGGACTTTGCAAAAGACTTGGAATCTTTGCTGGATTGGATATGCCTCCAATTACCAAGCGAAATAGGGAAAGAAGCCATTAAGTTCCTCGAGAATAGAAAAACCGAACCCCTCTCACAATTTGTACAAATTATGCCATATGAGTTTAGTTTTAGATACTTGCTATGCACATAA
- the LOC112765561 gene encoding uncharacterized protein isoform X4, which yields MDTRRRTRLEPKKAQTGAHDDDDDHRVGPNLLNEKAEMRESLAQGKGRASRDGRTRSKERKLALQQDVERLKKKLRNEENIHRALQRAFNRPLGALPRLPPYLPPNTLGLLAEVAVLEEEIARLEEQVMHFRQDLYQEAVYTSSSKMKMDHSSRLVKLKSPSPTITLPEDRQGKENQSCSHSHKNTKQFNSKTKTTKTPINTLPLHNKPWHRPKRQQELRVNDQPMAEPTDHEESPNIISENILKCLSSILLRMSTAKYPDSTAGMLRDPKSRNCTQGTWFQDPYGTCLEFGEMDIGPYKQFRAIEAESFSPKRTANSLFLQHRLKLLLRKLSSVNLENLNHQEKLAFWINIYNSCMMNAFNEHGLPESPETVVALMHKATINVGGHLLSATTIEHCILRLPYHWKLTSKGAKNHEMTVRSIYGLELSEPLVTFALSCGTWSSPAVRVYTASQVENQLEAAKREYLQAAVGISTSKFAIPKLLDWYLLDFAKDLESLLDWICLQLPSEIGKEAIKFLENRKTEPLSQFVQIMPYEFSFRYLLCT from the exons ATGGACACGAGAAGGAGGACGAGATTAGAGCCTAAGAAAGCTCAGACAGGAgcacatgatgatgatgatgatcatagA GTTGGTCCTAATCTCTTGAATGAAAAGGCAGAGATGCGGGAAAGTTTGGCACAAGGAAAAGGCAGAGCAAGCAGAGACGGAAGGACACGAAGCAAGGAGAGAAAATTGGCCTTGCAACAAGAC gtggagaggttgaagaagaagcttaggAACGAAGAGAACATCCACAGGGCATTGCAGAGAGCTTTCAACAGACCCTTGGGTGCTCTCCCTCGTCTTCCTCCTTATCTCCCTCCCAAT ACCCTGGGACTTCTTGCGGAGGTGGCGGTGCTGGAGGAAGAAATTGCAAGGCTTGAAGAGCAGGTGATGCATTTCAGGCAGGACTTGTATCAAGAAGCTGTATATACATCATCCTCCAAGATGAAAATGGATCATTCATCTCGTTTAGTTAAATTGAAGTCTCCTTCCCCAACAATTACACTTCCCG AGGATAGGCAAGGAAAAGAGAACCAGTCATGTAGTCAttctcacaagaacaccaagcaGTTCAATTCTAAAACTAAAACAACAAAAACTCCTATTAATACACTTCCCCTCCACAACAAACCATGGCATCGTCCAAAGAGACAG CAAGAACTAAGAGTGAATGACCAGCCAATGGCAGAACCAACAGATCATGAAGAAAGTCCAAACATAATCTCTGAAAATATTCTCAAGTGCTTATCAAGCATTCTTTTGAGAATGAGTACTGCCAAGTATCCGGATTCTACAGCTGGCATGTTGCGAGATCCGAAATCTCGAAACTGTACTCAAGGAACATGGTTTCAGGATCCATATGGTACTTGTTTAGAATTTGGAGAGATGGATATTGGTCCGTACAAGCAATTCCGTGCAATTGAAGCTGAATCCTTCAGTCCAAAACGAACTGCTAATTCTTTGTTTCTGCAGCATCGGTTGAA GCTTCTTTTGAGGAAACTTTCCTCTGTCAACTTAGAGAATCTCAATCATCAGGAGAAGCTTGCATTCTGGATCAACATATATAACTCTTGTATGATGAAT GCATTCAATGAGCATGGCTTACCGGAGAGTCCGGAAACAGTTGTTGCATTGATGCACAAG GCAACAATAAATGTGGGTGGACACTTGCTAAGCGCAACAACGATAGAGCATTGCATTCTAAGGCTTCCTTATCATTGGAAATTG ACATCAAAGGGAGCCAAGAATCATGAAATGACAGTAAGAAGCATATATGGATTGGAATTATCAGAACCCTTGGTGACATTTGCTCTCTCATGTGGAACTTGGTCCTCTCCTGCT GTCAGAGTTTACACAGCATCACAGGTCGAGAACCAACTCGAAGCAGCAAAAAGAGAATACTTGCAGGCTGCAGTTGGAATTTCAACTTCAAAGTTTGCTATCCCAAAGCTGCTAGATTGGTACTTACTGGACTTTGCAAAAGACTTGGAATCTTTGCTGGATTGGATATGCCTCCAATTACCAAGCGAAATAGGGAAAGAAGCCATTAAGTTCCTCGAGAATAGAAAAACCGAACCCCTCTCACAATTTGTACAAATTATGCCATATGAGTTTAGTTTTAGATACTTGCTATGCACATAA
- the LOC112765561 gene encoding uncharacterized protein isoform X12, whose translation MRESLAQGKGRASRDGRTRSKERKLALQQDVERLKKKLRNEENIHRALQRAFNRPLGALPRLPPYLPPNTLGLLAEVAVLEEEIARLEEQVMHFRQDLYQEAVYTSSSKMKMDHSSRLVKLKSPSPTITLPEDRQGKENQSCSHSHKNTKQFNSKTKTTKTPINTLPLHNKPWHRPKRQQELRVNDQPMAEPTDHEESPNIISENILKCLSSILLRMSTAKYPDSTAGMLRDPKSRNCTQGTWFQDPYGTCLEFGEMDIGPYKQFRAIEAESFSPKRTANSLFLQHRLKLLLRKLSSVNLENLNHQEKLAFWINIYNSCMMNAFNEHGLPESPETVVALMHKATINVGGHLLSATTIEHCILRLPYHWKLTSKGAKNHEMTVRSIYGLELSEPLVTFALSCGTWSSPAVRVYTASQVENQLEAAKREYLQAAVGISTSKFAIPKLLDWYLLDFAKDLESLLDWICLQLPSEIGKEAIKFLENRKTEPLSQFVQIMPYEFSFRYLLCT comes from the exons ATGCGGGAAAGTTTGGCACAAGGAAAAGGCAGAGCAAGCAGAGACGGAAGGACACGAAGCAAGGAGAGAAAATTGGCCTTGCAACAAGAC gtggagaggttgaagaagaagcttaggAACGAAGAGAACATCCACAGGGCATTGCAGAGAGCTTTCAACAGACCCTTGGGTGCTCTCCCTCGTCTTCCTCCTTATCTCCCTCCCAAT ACCCTGGGACTTCTTGCGGAGGTGGCGGTGCTGGAGGAAGAAATTGCAAGGCTTGAAGAGCAGGTGATGCATTTCAGGCAGGACTTGTATCAAGAAGCTGTATATACATCATCCTCCAAGATGAAAATGGATCATTCATCTCGTTTAGTTAAATTGAAGTCTCCTTCCCCAACAATTACACTTCCCG AGGATAGGCAAGGAAAAGAGAACCAGTCATGTAGTCAttctcacaagaacaccaagcaGTTCAATTCTAAAACTAAAACAACAAAAACTCCTATTAATACACTTCCCCTCCACAACAAACCATGGCATCGTCCAAAGAGACAG CAAGAACTAAGAGTGAATGACCAGCCAATGGCAGAACCAACAGATCATGAAGAAAGTCCAAACATAATCTCTGAAAATATTCTCAAGTGCTTATCAAGCATTCTTTTGAGAATGAGTACTGCCAAGTATCCGGATTCTACAGCTGGCATGTTGCGAGATCCGAAATCTCGAAACTGTACTCAAGGAACATGGTTTCAGGATCCATATGGTACTTGTTTAGAATTTGGAGAGATGGATATTGGTCCGTACAAGCAATTCCGTGCAATTGAAGCTGAATCCTTCAGTCCAAAACGAACTGCTAATTCTTTGTTTCTGCAGCATCGGTTGAA GCTTCTTTTGAGGAAACTTTCCTCTGTCAACTTAGAGAATCTCAATCATCAGGAGAAGCTTGCATTCTGGATCAACATATATAACTCTTGTATGATGAAT GCATTCAATGAGCATGGCTTACCGGAGAGTCCGGAAACAGTTGTTGCATTGATGCACAAG GCAACAATAAATGTGGGTGGACACTTGCTAAGCGCAACAACGATAGAGCATTGCATTCTAAGGCTTCCTTATCATTGGAAATTG ACATCAAAGGGAGCCAAGAATCATGAAATGACAGTAAGAAGCATATATGGATTGGAATTATCAGAACCCTTGGTGACATTTGCTCTCTCATGTGGAACTTGGTCCTCTCCTGCT GTCAGAGTTTACACAGCATCACAGGTCGAGAACCAACTCGAAGCAGCAAAAAGAGAATACTTGCAGGCTGCAGTTGGAATTTCAACTTCAAAGTTTGCTATCCCAAAGCTGCTAGATTGGTACTTACTGGACTTTGCAAAAGACTTGGAATCTTTGCTGGATTGGATATGCCTCCAATTACCAAGCGAAATAGGGAAAGAAGCCATTAAGTTCCTCGAGAATAGAAAAACCGAACCCCTCTCACAATTTGTACAAATTATGCCATATGAGTTTAGTTTTAGATACTTGCTATGCACATAA
- the LOC112765561 gene encoding uncharacterized protein isoform X6: MDTRRRTRLEPKKAQTGAHDDDDDHRAEMRESLAQGKGRASRDGRTRSKERKLALQQDVERLKKKLRNEENIHRALQRAFNRPLGALPRLPPYLPPNTLGLLAEVAVLEEEIARLEEQVMHFRQDLYQEAVYTSSSKMKMDHSSRLVKLKSPSPTITLPEDRQGKENQSCSHSHKNTKQFNSKTKTTKTPINTLPLHNKPWHRPKRQQELRVNDQPMAEPTDHEESPNIISENILKCLSSILLRMSTAKYPDSTAGMLRDPKSRNCTQGTWFQDPYGTCLEFGEMDIGPYKQFRAIEAESFSPKRTANSLFLQHRLKLLLRKLSSVNLENLNHQEKLAFWINIYNSCMMNAFNEHGLPESPETVVALMHKATINVGGHLLSATTIEHCILRLPYHWKLLNSKQTSKGAKNHEMTVRSIYGLELSEPLVTFALSCGTWSSPAVRVYTASQVENQLEAAKREYLQAAVGISTSKFAIPKLLDWYLLDFAKDLESLLDWICLQLPSEIGKEAIKFLENRKTEPLSQFVQIMPYEFSFRYLLCT; the protein is encoded by the exons ATGGACACGAGAAGGAGGACGAGATTAGAGCCTAAGAAAGCTCAGACAGGAgcacatgatgatgatgatgatcatagA GCAGAGATGCGGGAAAGTTTGGCACAAGGAAAAGGCAGAGCAAGCAGAGACGGAAGGACACGAAGCAAGGAGAGAAAATTGGCCTTGCAACAAGAC gtggagaggttgaagaagaagcttaggAACGAAGAGAACATCCACAGGGCATTGCAGAGAGCTTTCAACAGACCCTTGGGTGCTCTCCCTCGTCTTCCTCCTTATCTCCCTCCCAAT ACCCTGGGACTTCTTGCGGAGGTGGCGGTGCTGGAGGAAGAAATTGCAAGGCTTGAAGAGCAGGTGATGCATTTCAGGCAGGACTTGTATCAAGAAGCTGTATATACATCATCCTCCAAGATGAAAATGGATCATTCATCTCGTTTAGTTAAATTGAAGTCTCCTTCCCCAACAATTACACTTCCCG AGGATAGGCAAGGAAAAGAGAACCAGTCATGTAGTCAttctcacaagaacaccaagcaGTTCAATTCTAAAACTAAAACAACAAAAACTCCTATTAATACACTTCCCCTCCACAACAAACCATGGCATCGTCCAAAGAGACAG CAAGAACTAAGAGTGAATGACCAGCCAATGGCAGAACCAACAGATCATGAAGAAAGTCCAAACATAATCTCTGAAAATATTCTCAAGTGCTTATCAAGCATTCTTTTGAGAATGAGTACTGCCAAGTATCCGGATTCTACAGCTGGCATGTTGCGAGATCCGAAATCTCGAAACTGTACTCAAGGAACATGGTTTCAGGATCCATATGGTACTTGTTTAGAATTTGGAGAGATGGATATTGGTCCGTACAAGCAATTCCGTGCAATTGAAGCTGAATCCTTCAGTCCAAAACGAACTGCTAATTCTTTGTTTCTGCAGCATCGGTTGAA GCTTCTTTTGAGGAAACTTTCCTCTGTCAACTTAGAGAATCTCAATCATCAGGAGAAGCTTGCATTCTGGATCAACATATATAACTCTTGTATGATGAAT GCATTCAATGAGCATGGCTTACCGGAGAGTCCGGAAACAGTTGTTGCATTGATGCACAAG GCAACAATAAATGTGGGTGGACACTTGCTAAGCGCAACAACGATAGAGCATTGCATTCTAAGGCTTCCTTATCATTGGAAATTG CTGAATTCTAAACAGACATCAAAGGGAGCCAAGAATCATGAAATGACAGTAAGAAGCATATATGGATTGGAATTATCAGAACCCTTGGTGACATTTGCTCTCTCATGTGGAACTTGGTCCTCTCCTGCT GTCAGAGTTTACACAGCATCACAGGTCGAGAACCAACTCGAAGCAGCAAAAAGAGAATACTTGCAGGCTGCAGTTGGAATTTCAACTTCAAAGTTTGCTATCCCAAAGCTGCTAGATTGGTACTTACTGGACTTTGCAAAAGACTTGGAATCTTTGCTGGATTGGATATGCCTCCAATTACCAAGCGAAATAGGGAAAGAAGCCATTAAGTTCCTCGAGAATAGAAAAACCGAACCCCTCTCACAATTTGTACAAATTATGCCATATGAGTTTAGTTTTAGATACTTGCTATGCACATAA